TTCAGCCGTGGTCATTAGAAGCGTTACCCCGTGGAGACACTCCGCTGATATTCAAGAAGGAGGTTTGGTGATTGCTAGTTTAGAAAATTCGGATTTAACTTATGAGAAGAAAACCGAGCTAAACATCGGCGCAGAATTAGGCTTCTTGGATAATAGAATTAACTTAAATGTAGACTGGTATAAGCGCTTGAACTACGATTTGATAGCCTATATCGATGTGCAAGGAATCGGTGGGGAAGTGAGAAAGACTGGAAATGTCGCTGAGATGGAATCAAACGGATTGGAGCTTTCGCTCTCTACGCTTAACTTAAAAACCAATGATTTCTCTTGGTCTACCAATTTTATCTACTCACACATAAACAATAAGGTAACTAAGCTAGCCAATGTAGAGAGAATGATTAGACTAGTTTCAGGCTCAGGTTTCACCAGAGAGGGCTACCCAGTGAGAGGGCTTTTCTCGATACCGTTTAAGGGGCTGAACGATGAGGGGCTACCTACTTTCTTAAATAGAAATAAGGAAATTACTACCTCAGATATCAATTTCCAGGAAAGACAGTTGCTTGATTACTTAGAATATTCAGGCTCTGTGGACCCTACCGATGTGGGAAGTTTAGGGAACATTTTTAAATACAAAGGATTTAATTTAAATGTATTCTTAACCTACTCTTTCGGAAATGTCGTGAGGCTAGACCCCGTGTTTAGCAATGAATACTCGGAGCTTAGCGCAATGCCGAGAGACTTTAAAAATAGATGGGCGCTCCCAGGTGATGAGAAGGTTACCGATATTCCTGTAATCTCCAATCGCCGCCAAAATGAGAATGACCCAAGGCTGGAAGTGGCTTATAATGCATACAACTACTCCACCGCTAGAATTGCAAAAGGCGATTTTATAAGAATGAAAGAAATCTCCCTAGGCTATGATTTCCCGAAACCAATTTTAGAGAAATTAAAACTTAGAAATCTTTCATTAAAACTGCAAGGAACCAATTTATTCCTGCTGTATGCGGATAAAAAATTAAATGGTCAAGACCCTGAATTCTTTAATGCAGGAGGGGTGGCAGTGCCAATGCCAAAGCAGTATACCTTCACCATTAGAGTTGGATTGTAATTTGAAAAATGTAAAAAGAATGAAAAATAAATATATAAAAATAGCCTTGTTACTTGTAAGTGTAGTCTTTGCTTCTTGTAACAGTTTCTTAGATGAAAACCCAGATAATAGGACGCAAGTAGACTCCAAAGAGAAAATCTCTAAAATACTAGTCTCTGCATATAGCTCCGCTTCGTACGGCTTGTTGGCAGAGCTGAGCTCAGACAATATTGATGATTTAGGCGATAAAGTGCACTGGTCTAATCAAGATTTAAGTATGTTCTATTGGCAAGATGTTGATGAGGTATCAGAAGACACGCCGCAATCTGTGTGGGAAGCTATGTATGCCGCAATCGCCAATGCCAATGAGGCGCTCGCTGCCATCGAGAGAATGGGCTCGCCAGAGGATTTAAACCCTCAAAAAGGAGAGGCCCTAGTTGCCAGAGCGTATGCGCACTTTGTTTTGGTAAATATCTTTGGGAAGCACATTAATGATGAGACTAGCGCCACAGATTTAGGCGTGGTGTATATGACTGGCTCTGAAAAAACGCTAGACCCAAAATATAAAAGAGAAACCGTGGCTGAAAATTACCAAAAAATCGAAAGAGATTTAACCGAAGGTTTAGCCTTAATCTCAGATGAAGCGTATACACAGCCAAAATACCACTTTAATAAAAAAGCCGCTGAAGCCTTTGCCGCTAGATTCTACCTATACAGCGGAAAATGGGCAGAGGCCGAAAAGTATGCCAACGAAGTACTGGGCTCAGACCCAAGCTCAATCCTTATGGATTATAAAGAATTGGCTTCGGGAGTTTATGAGCTTTATGAAGAAGTGCCAAAGCAGTATGTGAGCCCAGAAAGAACCGCCAACCTGCTAGTGGCAGACCCATACTCTTATAGAGTTAGAAAATTCTATTGGGGCGGACGCAAAAATGTTCGTTTCCATCACCATACATTAGTAGCACAGAATGAGACTCTCTTTGCACCTTCGTTCTATGGAAATGGGGGGACAAATTTCTATCTGCCAATTTTCACAGGAGTATCGCCAATTA
This Ornithobacterium rhinotracheale DNA region includes the following protein-coding sequences:
- a CDS encoding RagB/SusD family nutrient uptake outer membrane protein, whose translation is MKNKYIKIALLLVSVVFASCNSFLDENPDNRTQVDSKEKISKILVSAYSSASYGLLAELSSDNIDDLGDKVHWSNQDLSMFYWQDVDEVSEDTPQSVWEAMYAAIANANEALAAIERMGSPEDLNPQKGEALVARAYAHFVLVNIFGKHINDETSATDLGVVYMTGSEKTLDPKYKRETVAENYQKIERDLTEGLALISDEAYTQPKYHFNKKAAEAFAARFYLYSGKWAEAEKYANEVLGSDPSSILMDYKELASGVYELYEEVPKQYVSPERTANLLVADPYSYRVRKFYWGGRKNVRFHHHTLVAQNETLFAPSFYGNGGTNFYLPIFTGVSPINNTVFHNIPEFFEYTDPVAGIGFLHTGEVLFSTDETLLVRAEARVMQKKYDEAASDLNIWAKNFCKSPSAITKESINSFYSGIKYYTDEKPTQKKQLNPKFQLESGMQENLIHAVLQARRVENLYNGLRWFDVKRYGIEITRRLLGNDGAKLLEVKDRLLKDDPRRAIQLPQNVVNAGLEANPR